One stretch of Gopherus flavomarginatus isolate rGopFla2 chromosome 2, rGopFla2.mat.asm, whole genome shotgun sequence DNA includes these proteins:
- the LOC127045816 gene encoding uncharacterized protein LOC127045816 isoform X3 — MLPGNWVLDHSCHALGDPGGPEHDSSFPWAGSGGLDAESPAQMERGDRLRVGDRRERRERGTPDAYGTGSADLKPQVFIKMEQEEEPCTGGPPEQRERGILHAPGTGAGWPDVKHEIVVKVEPDDESYVGYTQGLGDRDLPGYPSTGIKAEIVVKTEPEDNAYGECAQHYGEGDGPNDPFCDANPEIIVKVEPDDESAIGYPRGLSEGRIPGYPSPELTTQQRDAGSSPPAQRNRLRHGAVW; from the exons ATGCTGCCTGGGAATTGGGTTCTGGATCATTCCTGCCACGCCCTGGGTGACCCGGGAGGCCCAGAGCATGACTCGTCTTTCCCTTGGGCAGGCTCCGGTGGCCTCGACGCGGAAAGCCCAGCTCAGATGGAGCGAGGGGACAGGCTGCGTGTGGGCGAtcgcagggagaggagagagaggggaacGCCTGACGCCTATGGCACAG GTTCTGCTGACCTCAAACCCCAGGTGTTTATTAAaatggagcaggaagaggagCCGTGCACGGGGGGGCccccagagcagagagagagaggaattctCCATGCCCCTGGCACAG gtGCAGGCTGGCCTGACGTGAAGCATGAGATTGTGGTGAAAGTGGAGCCAGATGACGAGTCATATGTGGGCTATACCCAAGGCCTGGGGGACCGAGACCTCCCCGGCTACCCCAGCACTG GTATCAAAGCAGAGATCGTGGTCAAAACGGAGCCCGAGGACAATGCCTACGGCGAATGTGCCCAGCATTACGGTGAAGGAGACGGTCCCAACGACCCCTTCT GTGACGCAAACCCAGAGATTATCGTGAAAGTGGAGCCAGACGATGAGTCGGCCATTGGCTATCCCCGGGGCCTGAGCGAAGGCAGAATTCCCGGCTACCCCAGCCCAG AACTTACAACTCAACAGAGAGACGCGGGATCCTCACCTCCTGCCCAGAGGAACCGGCTAAGGCATGGCGCCGTTTGGTGA
- the LOC127045816 gene encoding uncharacterized protein LOC127045816 isoform X1 — MLPGNWVLDHSCHALGDPGGPEHDSSFPWAGSGGLDAESPAQMERGDRLRVGDRRERRERGTPDAYGTGSADLKPQVFIKMEQEEEPCTGGPPEQRERGILHAPGTGAGWPDVKHEIVVKVEPDDESYVGYTQGLGDRDLPGYPSTGIKAEIVVKTEPEDNAYGECAQHYGEGDGPNDPFCDANPEIIVKVEPDDESAIGYPRGLSEGRIPGYPSPGLINETRRVLRLRKSVTRDATFKISQTDHNKKHLDVVAAQEDLAKASTKKSSLSPMIDSRFTEKDLNDVFTFEFEKSKFGLLGKAKKKSATCKVEKEVNGELKTCSFKTSEASAVKSFNLWRHVKRNHPEKYAALVTKKDQEDEAKPKADAAKRRSSGSLKTPGENIFCRASSKKKPRIEQTKLASYLKSSNVTVTMDANTFREGLMEMVCLSSTPLTTFGLKNKGFQKIAGEMGRQLGVSMGHDAVRHLVISTAESGRKELKKALEQKLCYLKMDAATRGNRNFLAINAQYYEEGKDKAVIKTLDIIDTEGRHNSSYVKAQVKAILEKFGISEMQVLSICVDNAANMMCAVKNVSEVNETISTSENRDVDRTEAILPDEGTKGIDEIELNVDAAAQWANDPTLILPTWLHEDDSKVQLMRCGIHTLQLAIWDGLNKEHAKKFLAKIRQVVLKLRTPSIQSVLLDLHGITQSLDTVTRWGSTFAMIDQLLVFQSYCEQVAAAGTRELKLTKAEWDEVKNLRDLLAKPNQTTVNLQAVDVTPGVLMKEWRKLSKFLQENGGQIAEGILSSMQKHEEKLFDNIHFLAGVYVDPRYRILLTSREIPKAKEGLLDIARRLEKQNLLLHLNSAKEVEENNTQQKESSTIKFAVSECSHLSEIGCSQTSVSTLNLFERPSLRRLQPSWGNGDNSSINSSEDDDFEKELDKQERRRRVSAIHNCNEALFERNFRDDCEAMESIGRLKVKSVFEAIHSYPHRIQAACRIASSMPTTQASVERLFSALKLILNDLRQTMKDDLIAAIIFYRMNYE, encoded by the exons ATGCTGCCTGGGAATTGGGTTCTGGATCATTCCTGCCACGCCCTGGGTGACCCGGGAGGCCCAGAGCATGACTCGTCTTTCCCTTGGGCAGGCTCCGGTGGCCTCGACGCGGAAAGCCCAGCTCAGATGGAGCGAGGGGACAGGCTGCGTGTGGGCGAtcgcagggagaggagagagaggggaacGCCTGACGCCTATGGCACAG GTTCTGCTGACCTCAAACCCCAGGTGTTTATTAAaatggagcaggaagaggagCCGTGCACGGGGGGGCccccagagcagagagagagaggaattctCCATGCCCCTGGCACAG gtGCAGGCTGGCCTGACGTGAAGCATGAGATTGTGGTGAAAGTGGAGCCAGATGACGAGTCATATGTGGGCTATACCCAAGGCCTGGGGGACCGAGACCTCCCCGGCTACCCCAGCACTG GTATCAAAGCAGAGATCGTGGTCAAAACGGAGCCCGAGGACAATGCCTACGGCGAATGTGCCCAGCATTACGGTGAAGGAGACGGTCCCAACGACCCCTTCT GTGACGCAAACCCAGAGATTATCGTGAAAGTGGAGCCAGACGATGAGTCGGCCATTGGCTATCCCCGGGGCCTGAGCGAAGGCAGAATTCCCGGCTACCCCAGCCCAG GGTTGATCAACGAGACGCGCCGAGTGCTGCGATTACGGAAAAGTGTGACGCGAGATGCAACATTTAAGATATCACAAACAG ATCATAACAAGAAACATTTGGATGTGGTAGCAGCACAGGAAGATTTGGCCAAGGCTTCAACAAAAAAATCAAGTCTGTCCCCCATGATTGATAGCCGATTTACGGAAAAGGATCTCAACGACGTCTTTACTTTTGAATTTGAAAAGTCCAAATTTGGGCTTTTGGGAAAAGCCAAGAAGAAATCGGCAACATGCAAGGTGGAAAAGGAAGTGAATGGAGAGCTCAAAACATGTAGCTTCAAGACAAGTGAAGCAAGTGCCGTGAAAAGTTTCAACCTTTGGCGACATGTAAAACGTAACCATCCTGAAAAGTATGCGGCTCTGGTTACAAAAAAGGATCAGGAAGATGAAGCAAAACCAAAAGCTGACGCGGCTAAACGACGTTCATCTGgctctttgaaaactcctggagaaaatattttttgcagaGCTTCATCCAAAAAGAAACCCAGAATTGAGCAAACAAAACTTGCCTCATATTTGAAGTCCTCAAATGTTACAGTCACCATGGATGCCAATACTTTCCGTGAAGGGCTGATGGAAATGGTTTGCTTGAGTTCAACACCGCTCACTACTTTCGGGTTAAAGAACAAAGGATTCCAAAAAATTGCAGGTGAAATGGGTCGGCAGCTTGGCGTTTCGATGGGGCATGATGCGGTTCGTCATTTAGTTATCAGCACAGCTGAGTCTGGCCGCAAAGAGCTCAAGAAAGCTTTGGAGCAAAAATTGTGCTACCTGAAAATGGATGCGGCAACCCGTGGAAACAGAAATTTCCTTGCAATCAATGCTCAGTACTATGAGGAAGGCAAAGATAAAGCTGTGATAAAAACTCTGGACATAATCGACACTGAAGGGCGTCACAATTCTTCGTACGTGAAAGCTCAAGTAAAAGCTATTTTAGAAAAATTTGGAATCAGTGAAAtgcaagtgctgagcatctgcgtTGACAATGCAGCAAACATGATGTGTGCTGTCAAAAATGTCAGCGAGGTCAATGAAACCATTTCTACCTCTGAGAACAGGGATGTGGACAGAACTGAAGCTATTTTGCCTGATGAAGGAACTAAAGGAATTGATGAAATTGAACTCAATGTGGATGCTGCTGCGCAATGGGCTAATGACCCTACTCTCATACTTCCAACATGGCTTCATGAGGACGACTCAAAAGTCCAGCTGATGAGGTGTGGTATTCACACTCTTCAGTTGGCAATCTGGGATGGACTGAACAAAGAACATGCGAAGAAATTTCTGGCAAAAATTCGACAAGTCGTTCTCAAACTACGAACCCCAAGTATTCAAAGTGTTCTGCTTGATCTACATGGGATAACTCAGTCATTGGATACTGTGACTCGCTGGGGTTCCACATTTGCGATGATTGATCAGCTTCTTGTTTTTCAATCTTACTGTGAACAAGTGGCTGCTGCTGGAACAAGAGAACTCAAGTTAACAAAAGCTGAATGGGATGAAGTGAAGAACCTGCGAGACCTCTTGGCAAAGCCAAACCAAACAACCGTGAATCTTCAAGCTGTCGATGTAACTCCAGGAGTTTTAATGAAGGAATGGCGAAAACTGTCAAAATTCTTGCAAGAAAATGGTGGACAAATCGCAGAAGGAATTCTATCCTCCATGCAGAAACACGAAGAGAAGCTTTTTGACAATATTCATTTCCTTGCTGGAGTTTATGTTGACCCACGGTATCGGATTCTTCTTACCTCAAGGGAAATACCAAAGGCAAAGGAAGGGCTCCTTGATATTGCTCGACGACTCGAAAAACAAAATCTATTGCTACATTTGAACTCGGCGAAAGAGGTTGAAGAAAACAACACACAACAAAAGGAGTCATCAACAATCAAATTTGCGGTTTCAGAATGTTCACATCTTTCAGAAATAGgctgttctcaaacttctgtctccactctgaacttattTGAGCGTCCATCCCTGAGACGTCTTCAGCCATCATGGGGAAATGGCGATAATTCAAGCATCAATTCTTCAGAAGATGACGACTTTGAAAAGGAATTGGATAAACAAGAAAGACGCCGGCGAGTTTCTGCAATTCATAATTGTAATGAAGCATTATTTGAGAGAAACTTTCGGGATGATTGTGAGGCAATGGAGTCTATTGGTAGGCTAAAAGTTAAGTCTGTTTTTGAGGCCATTCACAGCTACCCACACCGCATTCAGGCTGCCTGTAGAATTGCTTCGAGCATGCCAACAACTCAAGCTAGCGTAGAGCGACTGTTTTCGGctttaaagttaattttaaatgatttgcGGCAGACTATGAAAGACGACTTGATTGCTGCAATAATTTTTTACAGAATGAATTATGAATGA
- the LOC127045816 gene encoding uncharacterized protein LOC127045816 isoform X2, with protein sequence MLPGNWVLDHSCHALGDPGGPEHDSSFPWAGSGGLDAESPAQMERGDRLRVGDRRERRERGTPDAYGTGSADLKPQVFIKMEQEEEPCTGGPPEQRERGILHAPGTGAGWPDVKHEIVVKVEPDDESYVGYTQGLGDRDLPGYPSTGIKAEIVVKTEPEDNAYGECAQHYGEGDGPNDPFCDANPEIIVKVEPDDESAIGYPRGLSEGRIPGYPSPDHNKKHLDVVAAQEDLAKASTKKSSLSPMIDSRFTEKDLNDVFTFEFEKSKFGLLGKAKKKSATCKVEKEVNGELKTCSFKTSEASAVKSFNLWRHVKRNHPEKYAALVTKKDQEDEAKPKADAAKRRSSGSLKTPGENIFCRASSKKKPRIEQTKLASYLKSSNVTVTMDANTFREGLMEMVCLSSTPLTTFGLKNKGFQKIAGEMGRQLGVSMGHDAVRHLVISTAESGRKELKKALEQKLCYLKMDAATRGNRNFLAINAQYYEEGKDKAVIKTLDIIDTEGRHNSSYVKAQVKAILEKFGISEMQVLSICVDNAANMMCAVKNVSEVNETISTSENRDVDRTEAILPDEGTKGIDEIELNVDAAAQWANDPTLILPTWLHEDDSKVQLMRCGIHTLQLAIWDGLNKEHAKKFLAKIRQVVLKLRTPSIQSVLLDLHGITQSLDTVTRWGSTFAMIDQLLVFQSYCEQVAAAGTRELKLTKAEWDEVKNLRDLLAKPNQTTVNLQAVDVTPGVLMKEWRKLSKFLQENGGQIAEGILSSMQKHEEKLFDNIHFLAGVYVDPRYRILLTSREIPKAKEGLLDIARRLEKQNLLLHLNSAKEVEENNTQQKESSTIKFAVSECSHLSEIGCSQTSVSTLNLFERPSLRRLQPSWGNGDNSSINSSEDDDFEKELDKQERRRRVSAIHNCNEALFERNFRDDCEAMESIGRLKVKSVFEAIHSYPHRIQAACRIASSMPTTQASVERLFSALKLILNDLRQTMKDDLIAAIIFYRMNYE encoded by the exons ATGCTGCCTGGGAATTGGGTTCTGGATCATTCCTGCCACGCCCTGGGTGACCCGGGAGGCCCAGAGCATGACTCGTCTTTCCCTTGGGCAGGCTCCGGTGGCCTCGACGCGGAAAGCCCAGCTCAGATGGAGCGAGGGGACAGGCTGCGTGTGGGCGAtcgcagggagaggagagagaggggaacGCCTGACGCCTATGGCACAG GTTCTGCTGACCTCAAACCCCAGGTGTTTATTAAaatggagcaggaagaggagCCGTGCACGGGGGGGCccccagagcagagagagagaggaattctCCATGCCCCTGGCACAG gtGCAGGCTGGCCTGACGTGAAGCATGAGATTGTGGTGAAAGTGGAGCCAGATGACGAGTCATATGTGGGCTATACCCAAGGCCTGGGGGACCGAGACCTCCCCGGCTACCCCAGCACTG GTATCAAAGCAGAGATCGTGGTCAAAACGGAGCCCGAGGACAATGCCTACGGCGAATGTGCCCAGCATTACGGTGAAGGAGACGGTCCCAACGACCCCTTCT GTGACGCAAACCCAGAGATTATCGTGAAAGTGGAGCCAGACGATGAGTCGGCCATTGGCTATCCCCGGGGCCTGAGCGAAGGCAGAATTCCCGGCTACCCCAGCCCAG ATCATAACAAGAAACATTTGGATGTGGTAGCAGCACAGGAAGATTTGGCCAAGGCTTCAACAAAAAAATCAAGTCTGTCCCCCATGATTGATAGCCGATTTACGGAAAAGGATCTCAACGACGTCTTTACTTTTGAATTTGAAAAGTCCAAATTTGGGCTTTTGGGAAAAGCCAAGAAGAAATCGGCAACATGCAAGGTGGAAAAGGAAGTGAATGGAGAGCTCAAAACATGTAGCTTCAAGACAAGTGAAGCAAGTGCCGTGAAAAGTTTCAACCTTTGGCGACATGTAAAACGTAACCATCCTGAAAAGTATGCGGCTCTGGTTACAAAAAAGGATCAGGAAGATGAAGCAAAACCAAAAGCTGACGCGGCTAAACGACGTTCATCTGgctctttgaaaactcctggagaaaatattttttgcagaGCTTCATCCAAAAAGAAACCCAGAATTGAGCAAACAAAACTTGCCTCATATTTGAAGTCCTCAAATGTTACAGTCACCATGGATGCCAATACTTTCCGTGAAGGGCTGATGGAAATGGTTTGCTTGAGTTCAACACCGCTCACTACTTTCGGGTTAAAGAACAAAGGATTCCAAAAAATTGCAGGTGAAATGGGTCGGCAGCTTGGCGTTTCGATGGGGCATGATGCGGTTCGTCATTTAGTTATCAGCACAGCTGAGTCTGGCCGCAAAGAGCTCAAGAAAGCTTTGGAGCAAAAATTGTGCTACCTGAAAATGGATGCGGCAACCCGTGGAAACAGAAATTTCCTTGCAATCAATGCTCAGTACTATGAGGAAGGCAAAGATAAAGCTGTGATAAAAACTCTGGACATAATCGACACTGAAGGGCGTCACAATTCTTCGTACGTGAAAGCTCAAGTAAAAGCTATTTTAGAAAAATTTGGAATCAGTGAAAtgcaagtgctgagcatctgcgtTGACAATGCAGCAAACATGATGTGTGCTGTCAAAAATGTCAGCGAGGTCAATGAAACCATTTCTACCTCTGAGAACAGGGATGTGGACAGAACTGAAGCTATTTTGCCTGATGAAGGAACTAAAGGAATTGATGAAATTGAACTCAATGTGGATGCTGCTGCGCAATGGGCTAATGACCCTACTCTCATACTTCCAACATGGCTTCATGAGGACGACTCAAAAGTCCAGCTGATGAGGTGTGGTATTCACACTCTTCAGTTGGCAATCTGGGATGGACTGAACAAAGAACATGCGAAGAAATTTCTGGCAAAAATTCGACAAGTCGTTCTCAAACTACGAACCCCAAGTATTCAAAGTGTTCTGCTTGATCTACATGGGATAACTCAGTCATTGGATACTGTGACTCGCTGGGGTTCCACATTTGCGATGATTGATCAGCTTCTTGTTTTTCAATCTTACTGTGAACAAGTGGCTGCTGCTGGAACAAGAGAACTCAAGTTAACAAAAGCTGAATGGGATGAAGTGAAGAACCTGCGAGACCTCTTGGCAAAGCCAAACCAAACAACCGTGAATCTTCAAGCTGTCGATGTAACTCCAGGAGTTTTAATGAAGGAATGGCGAAAACTGTCAAAATTCTTGCAAGAAAATGGTGGACAAATCGCAGAAGGAATTCTATCCTCCATGCAGAAACACGAAGAGAAGCTTTTTGACAATATTCATTTCCTTGCTGGAGTTTATGTTGACCCACGGTATCGGATTCTTCTTACCTCAAGGGAAATACCAAAGGCAAAGGAAGGGCTCCTTGATATTGCTCGACGACTCGAAAAACAAAATCTATTGCTACATTTGAACTCGGCGAAAGAGGTTGAAGAAAACAACACACAACAAAAGGAGTCATCAACAATCAAATTTGCGGTTTCAGAATGTTCACATCTTTCAGAAATAGgctgttctcaaacttctgtctccactctgaacttattTGAGCGTCCATCCCTGAGACGTCTTCAGCCATCATGGGGAAATGGCGATAATTCAAGCATCAATTCTTCAGAAGATGACGACTTTGAAAAGGAATTGGATAAACAAGAAAGACGCCGGCGAGTTTCTGCAATTCATAATTGTAATGAAGCATTATTTGAGAGAAACTTTCGGGATGATTGTGAGGCAATGGAGTCTATTGGTAGGCTAAAAGTTAAGTCTGTTTTTGAGGCCATTCACAGCTACCCACACCGCATTCAGGCTGCCTGTAGAATTGCTTCGAGCATGCCAACAACTCAAGCTAGCGTAGAGCGACTGTTTTCGGctttaaagttaattttaaatgatttgcGGCAGACTATGAAAGACGACTTGATTGCTGCAATAATTTTTTACAGAATGAATTATGAATGA
- the LOC127045859 gene encoding gastrula zinc finger protein XlCGF26.1-like isoform X2: protein MSPCGPRPSTRWPQETQLVILFPQTGSAGATVEITWKADKVRAPQGKSGGGTSQPSSLGSTAAQSDGWVAASHRAGPCTWDGRFVWAPSFSRVLLHQGQVCETQSYLQPAQVAFEDVVVRFSPVEWAALAEWQRELYWAVMRENFELVASLGSAAPKPESSCEMEREEEPQQGQERAIPEAPSMAGDGIWAGAEEKLWGAQKSLGGAAAIPAPQGKAPNTCKDCGQSFSERGLLIVHVLRTHLREQNLPCGECGKMVSGRARLAAHQRAHLRERTFTCVACMCNVVYSKHMVDQVRMELGGGKPFKCTKCSDRIILMVEPPAKRERGSFPCPYCPEVFPYAYLLQRHQPLHAREAFFLCCKCGTSLQRRNTLGKRCRSAVKPTSCAECTRKERRKSPAPEQLFPCAQCGRHFTRRRSLATHRQVHARPLLHPCAQCSQRFGSIRALLAHQRAHAPDRPCRKCGQAFDSREAWDAHRLEHERQKPFTCTECGKGFTRKDRYTMHQWLHAGPAPLTCPQCGQHFRLPRQLERHQRVHRVPREARLRTNAQACPAGELSPTAGPATPSACDPGPGASPAWAMVSPPEK, encoded by the exons GCTCCACCGCCGCCCAGTCGGATGGTTGGGTTGCAGCGAGTCACCGAGCTGGGCCGTGCACCTGGGATGGTCGGTTTGTCTGGGCTCCTTCGTTCTCCAGGGTTCTCCTGCACCAGGGACAGGTGTGCGAGACACAGAGCTACCTGCAGCCGGCGCAG GTGGCGTTCGAGGACGTGGTGGTCCGATTCTCCCCAGTGGAGTGGGCAGCATTAGCCGAATGGCAGAGGGAGCTGTACTGGGCCGTGATGAGGGAGAATTTCGAGCTGGTGGCCTCGCTGG GCTCTGCAGCCCCCAAGCCAGAGAGCAGCTGTGAAATGGAGCGAGAGGAAGAGCCCCAGCAGGGGCAGGAGAGAGCGATTCCTGAGGCCCCCAGCATGG CAGGTGATGGAatctgggctggagctgaggagaagctgtggggagcccagaaaTCCCTGGGAGGAGCAGCAGCCATCCCAGCACCCCAGGGGAAGGCGCCAAATACCTGCAAAGACTGCGGGCAAAGCTTCTCGGAGCGGGGCCTCCTTATTGTGCACGTGCTGAGGACCCATCTCAGGGAGCAAAACCTGCCCTGTGGGGAGTGCGGGAAGATGGTATCCGGCCGGGCCAGGCTGGCGGCACACCAGAGGGCCCACTTGCGGGAGCGGACGTTCACCTGCGTGGCCTGCATGTGCAACGTCGTCTACAGCAAGCACATGGTGGACCAGGTGCGCATGGAGCTGGGCGGAGGGAAGCCCTTCAAATGCACCAAATGCAGCGACAGGATCATCCTGATGGTGGAGCCACCGGCAAAGCGCGAGAGgggctccttcccctgcccctacTGCCCCGAGGTCTTCCCCTACGCCTACCTCCTGCAGCGCCACCAGCCGCTGCATGCCAGGGAGGCGTTCTTCCTCTGCTGCAAGTGCGGCACGAGTCTGCAGCGGCGGAACACGCTTGGCAAGCGGTGCCGCTCGGCCGTGAAGCCCACCTCCTGCGCCGAGTGCACCCGGAAGGAGCGTCGCAAGAGCCCCGCGCCGGAGCAGCTATTCCCCTGCGCGCAGTGCGGGCGGCACTTCACCCGGCGCAGGTCCCTGGCCACCCACCGCCAGGTCCATGCCCGCCCGCTGCTGCACCCCTGTGCCCAGTGCAGCCAGCGCTTCGGCAGCATACGGGCACTGCTGGCGCACCAGCGGGCCCACGCGCCGGACAGGCCTTGCCGGAAGTGCGGCCAGGCCTTCGACTCCAGGGAGGCCTGGGACGCGCACCGGCTGGAGCACGAGCGGCAGAAGCCGTTCACGTGCACCGAGTGCGGGAAGGGCTTCACGCGCAAGGACAGGTACACGATGCACCAGTGGTTGCATGCGGGCCCTgcgcccctcacctgcccccaatGTGGCCAGCACTTCCGCCTGCCACGGCAGCTGGAACGGCACCAGCGTGTCCACCGGGTGCCAAGAGAGGCCAGGCTCAGGACGAACGCACAGGCCTGCCCAGCCGGAGAGCTGAGCCCCACAGCTGGCCCTGCCACCCCTTCCGCGTGCGATCCTGGGCCAGGCGCCTCGCCGGCCTGGGCCATGGTGTCCCCACCTGAGAAGTAG